A DNA window from Coffea arabica cultivar ET-39 chromosome 6c, Coffea Arabica ET-39 HiFi, whole genome shotgun sequence contains the following coding sequences:
- the LOC113691649 gene encoding pentatricopeptide repeat-containing protein At3g42630 isoform X1, with translation METLLPLSTTLRINTLHPMVSPSFLQRSGSANKFLPLKRLLQGKQEGNVDRHDAYMDCPFSSNTCTKSLLHVTEELLLEMPYKGFLPDVSTLSTLMLCYANKGLFSQAQCIWDEMFNSSFLPSVPIISELIDVYATSGHFDLVSRILHQVRLRNHMMLPAIYAQTISCFGKKGELELMEIMLTEMIAMGFSVDSVTQNAFVIYSSNFGSVAQMEVAYARLKSSRILIEEEGIRAVSSAYIRERKFYSLGKFLEDVGLGRRNVGNLLWNLLLLSFAANFKMKSLQRTFVRMVEGGFHPDLTTFNIRALAFAKMSLFWDLHLSIEHMQHEGVVPDLVTYGCIVDAYLERRLGKNLEFALSRLDTDTPATILTDGIVFDAMGKGDFHLSAEAFLEFKDKRDWTYKQLIKIYQKKKFRSNQVFWNY, from the exons ATGGAAACTCTGCTGCCTCTTTCCACAACTCTTCGTATCAACACACTCCATCCAATggtttctccttcatttctccAGAGAAGTGGCTCTGCAAATAAATTTTTGCCTCTAAAG AGACTTTTGCAAGGGAAACAAGAAGGCAATGTTGATCGTCATGATGCTTACATGGATTGTCCATTCAGTTCAAACACATGCACTAAAAGTTTACTTCATGTTACTGAGGAGCTTTTGCTTGAAATGCCATACAAAGGTTTTTTGCCTGATGTCTCCACTCTGTCTACTTTGATGCTGTGCTATGCCAACAAAGGTTTGTTCTCTCAAGCACAGTGTATTTGGGATGAAATGTTTAACAGTTCTTTTCTACCCAGTGTTCCTATAATTTCAGAGCTAATTGATGTCTATGCAACCAGTGGACATTTTGATTTGGTGAGCAGAATTCTGCATCAAGTACGCTTGAGAAACCATATGATGTTACCTGCAATATATGCGCAGACTATTTCTTGTTTTGGTAAGAAAGGAGAACTTGAGTTGATGGAAATTATGCTAACAGAGATGATTGCTATGGGATTCTCGGTAGATTCTGTCACACAAAATGCTTTTGTCATTTATTCCAGCAATTTTGGTTCAGTGGCTCAGATGGAAGTTGCATATGCCCGTCTTAAGAGTTCAAGGATTCTCATAGAGGAAGAAGGAATCAGGGCAGTTTCATCTGCTTATATCAGGGAAAGGAAATTCTATAGTCTAGGGAAGTTTCTAGAGGATGTTGGTCTTGGCAGGAGAAATGTAGGAAACCTTCTGTGGAACCTTCTCCTGTTATCCTTTGCCGCCAACTTCAAAATGAAAAGCTTGCAGAGGACCTTTGTGAGAATGGTGGAAGGTGGATTCCATCCTGATCTGACTACTTTTAACATTCGAGCTCTGGCTTTTGCAAAGATGTCATTGTTTTGGGACTTGCATCTGAGCATTGAACATATGCAGCATGAAGGAGTTGTACCCGATCTTGTGACTTATGGTTGTATAGTTGATGCATACTTGGAGAGAAGGCTGGGAAAGAATTTGGAATTTGCTTTGAGCAGATTGGACACAGATACTCCTGCTACGATATTGACAGATGGAATTGTTTTTGATGCGATGGGAAAAGGGGATTTTCACTTGAGCGCGGAGGCCTTTTTGGAGTTCAAAGATAAAAGGGATTGGACCTATAAGCAACTTATTAAaatatatcaaaagaaaaaattccgGAGTAACCAAGTGTTTTGGAATTACTGA
- the LOC113691649 gene encoding pentatricopeptide repeat-containing protein At3g42630 isoform X2 produces METLLPLSTTLRINTLHPMVSPSFLQRSGSANKFLPLKRLLQGKQEGNVDRHDAYMDCPFSSNTCTKSLLHVTEELLLEMPYKGFLPDVSTLSTLMLCYANKELIDVYATSGHFDLVSRILHQVRLRNHMMLPAIYAQTISCFGKKGELELMEIMLTEMIAMGFSVDSVTQNAFVIYSSNFGSVAQMEVAYARLKSSRILIEEEGIRAVSSAYIRERKFYSLGKFLEDVGLGRRNVGNLLWNLLLLSFAANFKMKSLQRTFVRMVEGGFHPDLTTFNIRALAFAKMSLFWDLHLSIEHMQHEGVVPDLVTYGCIVDAYLERRLGKNLEFALSRLDTDTPATILTDGIVFDAMGKGDFHLSAEAFLEFKDKRDWTYKQLIKIYQKKKFRSNQVFWNY; encoded by the exons ATGGAAACTCTGCTGCCTCTTTCCACAACTCTTCGTATCAACACACTCCATCCAATggtttctccttcatttctccAGAGAAGTGGCTCTGCAAATAAATTTTTGCCTCTAAAG AGACTTTTGCAAGGGAAACAAGAAGGCAATGTTGATCGTCATGATGCTTACATGGATTGTCCATTCAGTTCAAACACATGCACTAAAAGTTTACTTCATGTTACTGAGGAGCTTTTGCTTGAAATGCCATACAAAGGTTTTTTGCCTGATGTCTCCACTCTGTCTACTTTGATGCTGTGCTATGCCAACAAAG AGCTAATTGATGTCTATGCAACCAGTGGACATTTTGATTTGGTGAGCAGAATTCTGCATCAAGTACGCTTGAGAAACCATATGATGTTACCTGCAATATATGCGCAGACTATTTCTTGTTTTGGTAAGAAAGGAGAACTTGAGTTGATGGAAATTATGCTAACAGAGATGATTGCTATGGGATTCTCGGTAGATTCTGTCACACAAAATGCTTTTGTCATTTATTCCAGCAATTTTGGTTCAGTGGCTCAGATGGAAGTTGCATATGCCCGTCTTAAGAGTTCAAGGATTCTCATAGAGGAAGAAGGAATCAGGGCAGTTTCATCTGCTTATATCAGGGAAAGGAAATTCTATAGTCTAGGGAAGTTTCTAGAGGATGTTGGTCTTGGCAGGAGAAATGTAGGAAACCTTCTGTGGAACCTTCTCCTGTTATCCTTTGCCGCCAACTTCAAAATGAAAAGCTTGCAGAGGACCTTTGTGAGAATGGTGGAAGGTGGATTCCATCCTGATCTGACTACTTTTAACATTCGAGCTCTGGCTTTTGCAAAGATGTCATTGTTTTGGGACTTGCATCTGAGCATTGAACATATGCAGCATGAAGGAGTTGTACCCGATCTTGTGACTTATGGTTGTATAGTTGATGCATACTTGGAGAGAAGGCTGGGAAAGAATTTGGAATTTGCTTTGAGCAGATTGGACACAGATACTCCTGCTACGATATTGACAGATGGAATTGTTTTTGATGCGATGGGAAAAGGGGATTTTCACTTGAGCGCGGAGGCCTTTTTGGAGTTCAAAGATAAAAGGGATTGGACCTATAAGCAACTTATTAAaatatatcaaaagaaaaaattccgGAGTAACCAAGTGTTTTGGAATTACTGA
- the LOC113693437 gene encoding U-box domain-containing protein 35-like — protein sequence MPIPRGNAEMVCVAIDKDKGSQYALKWAVDNLVGKGKYVTLIHVKQKQPSSASFSARGFTDTGRICKHTFHALVSHIALADANDSIQRSYKDADGQSKELFLPFRCFCTRKDIRVNEVMIEDLDIAKGICDYVRANFVENLVLGAPSKSAFVRRFKTNDVASTVSKVAPDFCNVFTISKGKLSSVRAASCPVPNPPPRQGQNQGTTNPVLSDARLMHGSGVRGFSHDKSPIAPRTLAEDMDSIKSPFTRGKTQNRSSGDFSLPDSDISFISSGRSSMDHLFPLPDIQDMAFPPRLSNGSETENTSNFGSSFSGPRTPDTSSSGTFPSRTHENGSISWSSSSSQSQEDVEAEMRRLKQELKQTMEMYSTACKEALLAKQKALELQRWKMEEQQKLEEARLAEEAALAIAEKEKAKCKVAIEAAEAAQRIAELEAQKRKNAEMKALREEEERKRVLHTLAHGDVRYRRYTIDEIETATDHFSESRKIGEGGYGPVYKCNLDHTPVAIKVLRPDASQGRAQFQQEVEVLSCIRHPNMVLLLGACPEYGCLVYEYMPNGSLDDRLFRRGQTPVLPWQLRFRIAAEIGTCLLFLHQTKPEPLVHRDLKPANILLDRNYVSKIGDVGLARLVPPSVADTVTQYLMTSTAGTFCYIDPEYQQTGMLGIKSDIYSLGVMLLQIITAKPPMGLTHHVQRAIEKGKFADMLDPAVPDWPVEEALNFAKLALKCAELRRKDRPDLRTVVLPELDRLRTLAEERMSGIIPSPATLVRETPKCASQVSEDQPQQSGRESLTNGSSAPTFSDRDQ from the exons ATGCCAATTCCTAGAGGAAATGCTGAAATGGTATGCGTGGCCATAGATAAAGACAAAGGAAGCCAATATGCTTTGAAATGGGCTGTTGATAATCTTGTGGGAAAAGGCAAATATGTTACATTGATTCATGTCAAACAAAAACAACCTTCCTCTGCTTCAT TTTCTGCTCGGGGGTTTACAGATACTGGACGAATATGCAAGCATACGTTTCATGCTT TGGTGAGCCACATTGCTCTTGCTGATGCTAATGATAGCATTCAAAGATCATATAAAGATGCTGATGGCCAATCCAAGGAGTTGTTCCTTCCCTTCCGCTGCTTCTGCACTCGCAAGGAT ATACGAGTTAATGAAGTCATGATTGAGGATTTGGACATAGCAAAAGGCATATGTGACTATGTCAGGGCAAACTTCGTTGAGAATTTGGTGCTTGGTGCTCCATCAAAGAGTGCATTTGTTCG CAGATTCAAGACTAATGACGTCGCTTCCACTGTTTCCAAGGTGGCACCAGATTTTTGCAATGTTTTTACCATCTCAAAAGGAAAACTCTCATCAGTAAGGGCTGCCTCCTGTCCAGTTCCAAATCCACCGCCTCGCCAAGGGCAAAATCAAGGCACGACAAATCCTGTCCTTTCTGATGCACGTCTGATGCATGGCAGTGGAGTAAGAG GTTTTTCTCATGATAAATCACCGATTGCCCCACGAACTCTGGCTGAAGATATGGACTCAATCAA GTCACCATTTACTAGAGGCAAAACTCAGAATAGGTCTTCTGGAGACTTCTCACTGCCAGATAGCGACATATCATTTATCAGTTCGGGCAGGTCAAGCATGGACCACTTGTTCCCTTTACCTGACATTCAGGACATGGCATTTCCCCCTCGTCTTTCAAATGGCTCTGAAACAGAGAATACATCGAATTTTGGTTCATCATTCTCAGGGCCAAGGACACCTGATACAAGCAGTTCTGGTACATTTCCATCCAGAACACACGAAAATGGCAGCATATCATGGTCGTCATCATCCAGCCAGAGTCAG GAGGATGTAGAAGCTGAGATGAGAAGGCTCAAGCAAGAGCTCAAGCAGACAATGGAGATGTATAGCACAGCATGCAAAGAAGCACTCTTAGCAAAACAGAAG GCATTAGAGCTTCAACGTTGGAAAATGGAGGAACAGCAGAAGCTAGAAGAGGCACGATTAGCTGAGGAAGCAGCACTAGCAattgcagaaaaagaaaaggccaaGTGTAAGGTAGCCATTGAGGCAGCTGAAGCAGCTCAGAGGATTGCAGAACTGGAagcacaaaaaagaaagaatgcaGAAATGAAGGCACTCAGAGAAGaagaggagagaaaaagagTACTGCATACGCTAGCACATGGTGATGTTAGATACCGGAGATACACCATAGATGAAATTGAAACAGCAACGGATCACTTCTCAGAGTCTCGAAAAATTGGTGAAGGTGGATATGGACCAGTCTACAAATGTAACCTAGATCATACACCTGTTGCAATAAAGGTACTACGTCCTGACGCATCTCAAGGAAGGGCACAGTTTCAGCAAGAG GTTGAAGTTCTTAGTTGTATACGACATCCGAACATGGTTCTCCTACTAGGAGCATGCCCAGAGTATGGTTGCCTCGTGTATGAGTACATGCCAAATGGGAGCTTAGATGATCGTCTCTTCCGGCGAGGACAGACCCCAGTGCTTCCCTGGCAATTAAGGTTCCGAATAGCAGCAGAGATTGGCACTTGCCTCCTTTTCCTCCACCAGACAAAGCCAGAACCACTCGTTCACCGGGATCTAAAACCAGCCAACATTTTGCTTGATCGAAACTATGTAAGCAAGATCGGTGATGTTGGTTTAGCAAGGCTTGTCCCTCCTTCTGTAGCTGATACTGTAACTCAATACCTTATGACATCCACAGCCGGAACATTCTGTTACATAGATCCCGAGTACCAGCAAACTGGTATGCTTGGAATAAAATCCGATATTTATTCTTTAGGAGTCATGCTTCTTCAAATTATTACAGCAAAACCTCCCATGGGTTTGACTCACCATGTTCAGAGGGCCATTGAGAAGGGGAAATTCGCTGATATGCTTGACCCAGCTGTTCCAGACTGGCCAGTAGAGGAGGCCCTGAATTTTGCCAAGTTAGCTCTTAAATGCGCAGAACTAAGGCGTAAAGATAGACCAGATCTTCGTACTGTGGTGTTACCTGAACTTGATAGGTTAAGGACTCTAGCAGAAGAAAGAATGTCAGGCATCATTCCTAGTCCAGCAACCCTAGTGAGAGAAACCCCAAAATGTGCCTCTCAG GTGAGTGAAGATCAGCCGCAACAATCTGGACGTGAAAGTCTAACAAATGGGTCAAGCGCTCCAACCTTTTCAGATAGAGATCAATGA
- the LOC113693438 gene encoding pollen receptor-like kinase 4 gives MAKICKSSWCLLILAIVLQLVHTCICLSEPDLLIQFKDSLKNTGALSNWDAKVPSCKGDQPNWSGVLCDKGNVWGLKLENMGLKGDINEDALSQLKSLRTLSFMNNDFEGPLPDMKKLGALKSIYLSNNKFSGEIPADAFVGMLSIKKIHLSNNQLSGPIPSSLGRLPKLIELTLDGNQFSGQIPDFTQEGLINVNFSHNHLGGQIPASLSNLKAASFSDNSDLCGAPLEPCPSPPERKLSVVTIVLVAIAVVVALGAIVAVIIILSRRKKAPQLGDAPAAAAAPQGHNKPPSEDLDRLEKGMSPDRGSEGKKSDQNIKLSFLRDDVGKFDMSDLLKASAEVLGSGMFGSTYKAALNTGPVMVVKRYRQMNNVGKEEFHEHMRRLGRLSHPNVLPLVAFYYRKEEKLIVSTYVENVSLAVQLHGNKSRGLSSPDWRTRLKIVKGVSKGLLYLYNSLPSLIAPHGHLKSSNVILNENNEPLLTDYGLLPVVNLEQARDQMIAYKSPEFKQNGRITKKTDVWSLGVLILELLTGKFPSNFLQQGKGSDTDLPTWVHSVVKDEWTVEVFDKDMQGTKHCEGEMMKLLKIALTLCEPEIDKRWDIKEAVDRIEEIKERDDVDDFHSSYTSETDMRSSRGLSEDFINVPMNG, from the exons ATGGCTAAGATTTGCAAGTCCTCATGGTGTCTTCTCATACTAGCCATTGTTCTACAGCTTGTTCATACGTGCATCTGTTTGTCAGAGCCTGATTTGCTTATACAGTTCAAGGATTCCCTGAAAAATACTGGTGCATTGTCCAATTGGGACGCGAAAGTACCCTCATGCAAGGGTGATCAGCCGAATTGGAGTGGTGTACTTTGCGATAAAGGGAATGTTTGGGGATTGAAGCTTGAAAATATGGGGTTGAAGGGTGATATCAATGAGGATGCCCTTAGCCAGCTGAAGAGTTTGAGGACTCTCAGCTTCATGAATAATGATTTCGAAGGACCTCTCCCGGATATGAAGAAACTTGGTGCCTTGAAATCAATTTATTTGTCGAATAACAAATTTTCAGGGGAGATTCCAGCCGATGCTTTTGTAGGCATGCTGTCAATTAAGAAGATTCATTTGAGTAACAATCAGCTTTCAGGGCCAATACCATCCTCCTTGGGAAGATTGCCAAAGCTTATAGAGTTGACACTTGATGGCAATCAGTTTTCAGGTCAAATTCCCGATTTTACTCAAGAAGGATTGATTAATGTGAATTTCTCCCACAACCACCTAGGGGGTCAAATTCCTGCCAGCCTGAGCAACCTCAAAGCAGCTTCATTTTCTG ATAATTCAGACCTTTGTGGTGCACCATTGGAACCATGTCCTAGTCCCCCAGAGCGAAAGCTATCTGTTGTAACTATAGTACTTGTTGCAATAGCTGTTGTGGTAGCTTTGGGAGCAATTGTTGCTGTTATAATCATCCTCAGCCGGCGCAAGAAAGCACCTCAACTGGGAGATGCACCAGCAGCTGCAGCAGCTCCACAAGGTCACAACAAACCTCCCTCTGAAGATTTGGACAGATTGGAAAAAGGGATGTCACCAGATCGCGGTTCAGAAGGCAAGAAGAGTGATCAGAATATCAAGCTTTCATTCTTAAGGGATGATGTTGGAAAATTCGACATGTCTGATCTACTCAAAGCCTCTGCTGAGGTATTAGGGAGTGGAATGTTTGGATCTACCTATAAAGCTGCCCTTAATACAGGACCAGTGATGGTTGTGAAGAGGTATAGGCAAATGAACAATGTTGGCAAAGAAGAATTCCATGAGCACATGAGAAGGTTAGGCAGATTGAGTCATCCGAATGTGCTTCCACTTGTGGCCTTCTACTATAGGAAAGAggagaaacttatagtttctaCCTATGTTGAAAATGTCAGCCTGGCTGTTCAACTTCATG GTAACAAATCTCGTGGCCTGTCAAGCCCTGATTGGCGTACCAGATTGAAGATTGTCAAAGGTGTATCTAAAGGCCTTCTGTATCTCTACAATTCGCTCCCGAGCCTGATCGCACCCCACGGTCACCTCAAATCCTCCAATGTTATTCTTAACGAAAACAATGAGCCATTGCTCACCGACTACGGACTACTTCCAGTAGTCAACTTGGAACAAGCACGGGACCAAATGATAGCATACAAGTCACCTGAATTCAAGCAAAATGGCCGCATCACCAAGAAAACTGATGTCTGGAGCTTGGGTgtattgatacttgaacttcTCACAGGAAAATTTCCATCAAACTTCTTGCAACAAGGTAAGGGAAGTGACACCGATTTGCCGACTTGGGTGCATTCTGTTGTCAAGGATGAGTGGACCgttgaggtttttgacaaagATATGCAAGGAACTAAGCACTGTGAAGGTGAAATGATGAAGCTACTAAAGATAGCACTGACTCTTTGTGAGCCTGAAATTGACAAGAGATGGGACATTAAGGAGGCAGTCGACAGGATTGAAGAGATAAAGGAAAGAGATGATGTTGATGATTTCCACTCTTCATATACCAGTGAAACAGACATGCGCTCATCAAGGGGGTTATCTGAGGACTTCATTAATGTTCCAATGAATGGTTAA